A part of Saccharomonospora amisosensis genomic DNA contains:
- a CDS encoding DUF3099 domain-containing protein: MVAAWSLGGGPVNEHDKHTAAVLITEAAPSHDDQLAARKRKYALMMGMRFPFLILAGVFYQTWWLALALIVLSVPLPWVAVLIANDRPPRRSEDVSRYRRHGKAIEGKPHRVIESE; this comes from the coding sequence ATGGTGGCAGCATGGAGCCTTGGAGGTGGGCCGGTGAACGAGCACGACAAGCACACGGCTGCGGTGCTGATCACCGAGGCGGCGCCTTCCCACGACGACCAGCTCGCTGCCCGCAAGCGAAAGTACGCGCTGATGATGGGTATGCGGTTCCCCTTCCTCATCCTGGCGGGCGTCTTCTACCAGACCTGGTGGCTCGCGCTGGCGTTGATCGTGTTGTCCGTGCCGCTACCCTGGGTCGCGGTGCTGATCGCCAACGACCGTCCGCCGCGCCGTTCCGAGGACGTGAGCCGCTACCGGCGCCACGGAAAGGCGATCGAGGGCAAACCGCACCGCGTCATCGAGTCCGAGTAG
- a CDS encoding pseudouridine-5'-phosphate glycosidase encodes MSAEVADALADRHPVVALESTLLAHGLPPEHNLRVATRIESTVRAAGAVPATVAVLDGQALVGLSATQLERVCTEDLAKLSLRDLGPALALRGCGATTVASTAVLADAAGIGVFATGGVGGVHHPLPGTPVSWDVSADLGVLARTPVLLVCSGMKSILDIPATLEVLESHSVPVLGYRTDDFPAFYLRSSGLPVPHRVDEPAQVARVVAAHGRFSDSGVLLANPVPAEFELDRELHDRLLTEGLRLLAGGEVRGGDVTPAMLEHFHTASGGASLAANEALVLANAELGARVAVELAR; translated from the coding sequence ATGTCGGCCGAGGTCGCCGACGCGCTCGCCGACCGCCACCCCGTTGTCGCACTCGAGAGCACCCTGCTGGCGCACGGCCTGCCACCGGAGCACAACCTCAGGGTGGCCACCCGCATCGAGAGCACGGTTCGCGCGGCGGGCGCCGTTCCCGCCACGGTGGCTGTGCTGGACGGACAGGCGCTGGTGGGGTTGTCCGCGACCCAGCTGGAACGGGTGTGTACCGAGGACCTTGCCAAACTCTCGCTGCGTGACCTCGGGCCCGCGCTGGCCCTGCGCGGCTGCGGAGCCACCACCGTGGCGAGCACGGCGGTGCTCGCCGATGCCGCGGGCATCGGCGTTTTCGCCACCGGTGGCGTCGGCGGTGTGCACCATCCGCTGCCGGGCACGCCGGTCAGTTGGGACGTCTCGGCCGACCTCGGCGTGCTCGCGCGCACCCCGGTGCTGCTGGTGTGCTCGGGTATGAAGTCGATCCTCGACATCCCGGCGACCCTTGAGGTGCTGGAGAGCCATTCGGTGCCGGTGCTGGGCTACCGGACCGACGACTTCCCCGCCTTCTACCTGCGCTCGTCCGGCCTGCCGGTGCCGCACCGGGTGGACGAGCCCGCGCAGGTCGCTCGGGTGGTGGCCGCGCACGGCAGGTTCAGCGACTCCGGTGTGCTGCTGGCCAACCCGGTGCCAGCGGAGTTCGAACTTGACCGGGAACTGCACGACCGGCTGCTCACCGAAGGGTTGCGGCTGCTGGCCGGTGGCGAGGTACGCGGAGGCGACGTCACCCCCGCGATGCTGGAACACTTCCACACGGCCAGCGGCGGCGCGAGCCTGGCAGCCAATGAGGCGCTGGTGCTCGCCAACGCCGAACTCGGCGCGCGGGTGGCGGTTGAACTGGCGCGCTGA
- a CDS encoding DUF3039 domain-containing protein — MSTQTLPEVDTRPEGTDTTDDDAPQMFHYVRKNKIAESAVMGTHVVALCGEVFPVTKSPKPGSPVCPDCKRIYENLPPGGE, encoded by the coding sequence GTGAGTACGCAGACGTTGCCTGAAGTCGACACCCGTCCAGAGGGTACCGACACCACCGACGACGACGCGCCGCAGATGTTCCACTACGTGCGTAAGAACAAGATCGCCGAAAGCGCGGTCATGGGCACGCACGTGGTGGCGCTGTGTGGCGAGGTCTTCCCGGTGACCAAGTCCCCGAAGCCGGGCTCTCCGGTGTGCCCGGACTGCAAGCGGATCTACGAGAACCTGCCGCCCGGCGGCGAGTAG